CGGCGGCGAGGCGGAACCGCGCAGGCTGCTGAGTGATTTCATCCGCGACGACTTGGGCCTTACCGGCACCCACGTGGGCTGCGAGCACGGCGTGTGCGGCGCCTGCACGGTGCTGCTGAACGGCGATCCGGTGCGTTCCTGCCTGATGTTCGCGGTGCAGGCCGACGGCGCCGAGATCGACACCGTGGAGGGCCTCGCGCCGGACGCGGACACGCTGCATCCGCTGCAGGAGAAGTTCCAGGAGCGGCACGGGCTTCAGTGCGGGTTCTGCACGCCCGGCATCCTGCTTACGGCACGCGCGCTGTTGCGGGAGAATGCCGATCCCGGCGAGACCGAGATACGTGAATGGATCAGCGGCAACCTGTGCCGCTGCACCGGCTACCGGAATGTCGTGACGGCCATTCGCGAGGCGGCGGAGCTGATGTCCGAGGGCGGCGCGGCCACCCCGGTGCCCCGAAAGGATTGAAGAAGGGCTATGGCCTACATCGGTTCGAACGTGAAGCGCAGAGAGGACGTGCCGCTGCTCCGGGGCATCGGCAAGTACGTAGGCGACATTCGCCGGCCGGGTATGGTGCATGCCGCGGTGCTGCGCAGCACCCGCGCCCACGCCCGTCTCGTTGCCATCGACACGGCCGCGGCGCTGGAGCTTCCCGGAGTCGTGGGGGTACTCACGGTCGCGGACATGCCGGGCCTCAAGACCATTCCCATGCGTACCGGACAGTTGCCCGGTCTGGAACGGTCGCAGCAGACCCCCATCGCCACGGACCGGGTGCGCTACGTGGGCGAGCCCGTGGCCGTGGTGGTGGCGCGGGACCGGTACGTCGCCGAGGACGCGCTGGAGCTGGTGGAGGTGGTCTACGAGGATCTCCCGGCGGTGATAGACGCGCGCACGTCCATGGGACCGGAGGCGCCCCGGCTCCACGACGCGGTGCCGGGAAACGAGCCCGCCGGGTTTCAGGTGGAGACGGGTGATGTGAAGCGCGCTCTCTCCGAGTGTGACCTCATCATCGAGCAGACCTTCGAGACCAACCGTCACGCCGCGGTCCCGCTCGAAACCCGCGGCCTGGTGGCGGAGTACGACGAAAGCCGCGCCATGCTCACGGTGTGGGGCCCCACCAAGATGACCCACACCAACTGGCGTATCCTCTCGGAGTTGAGCGGATTGCCCCAGAGCGCGATCCACTTCATCGAGCCGGCGGTGGGCGGCGGTTTCGGCGCCCGTGGCGAGTTCTACCCCGAGGACTTCCTGATCCCCTTCGCCGCCATGCACTTCCGCGTGCCCGTGTGCTGGATAGAGGACCGCTCGGAGCACCTCAAATCCACCAACCACTCGCGGCAGCAGTCCTACCGGGTGCGGCTGGGCCTCCGCAACGACGGCACCATCGTGGCCATGGACGCGGAGATCCTGTTCGACATGGGCGGCTACACCCGCACCCACGGCGGTGTGCCCATCGTCTCGTCGTCCGCCATGCTGCAGGGTCCGTTGCGCATCCCGAACTACCGCTGCCGGATCCATTGCGTGCTCACCAACAAGACGCCGGTGGGCACTTACCGGAGCCCCGGCCGCTACGAGGCCAACTTCGTGCGCGAACGCCTCGTGGACATGGCGGCTCATCGCCTCGGGCTCGATCCCGCGGAGCTGCGGCGGCGCAACATGATCCGCCCGGAGGAGATGCCCTACGACCTCGGCAGGAACCCGTACCACTACAACGTCTACGACAGCGGCGACCTGCCGGGGCAACTCGAAGCGGCTCTGAGCCACATGGGCTACGAAGAGCTTCGACGGCGGTGCGAGGAAGCGCGGGCGGAGGGCCGGGCCATGGGCGTGGGCCTCGGCTGCTTCGTGGAGACCAGCGGCATTGGACCGTGGGAGTACGCCCGGGTGGAGGTGGGCAACAACGGCGGCGTGGTGCTCTACAGCGGCATCAACTCGGTGGGGCAGGGCATCGCCACTGCCCTGAGCCAGATCGTGGCGGACGAGATGTGCATCTCCATCGACGACGTGCGGGTGGTGCACGGCGACACCGCCAAGGTCCCCTACGGCAACGGCAGCAACGCCAGCCGCTCCACCGTCATGGCCGGGAGCGCGGCGGTGGGCGCGTGCGGCAAGGTCAAGGAGAAGCTCCTGCGGCTGGCCGCCGCGGAGTTGGAGATCGACGCCGGCGACCTGGTGTTGGCGGACGGCCGCATCAGCGTCCGGGGCGCGCCGGAGCGTAGTCTGGACTTCGCCGCCCTGGCCCGGCTGGCATTGCCCGGGCCGGCGCTGGCCCGGGGCTTCACTCCCGGCATCTCGGAGGAGGATTTCTTCGCCACAGACCAGAGGCCGTTCCCCTACGGCGTCCACGTGGCGGTGGTGGAGGTGGACCGCGAGACCGGCATGATCGAGATCCTTGACTACCTGGTGATGGAGGACGTGGGCCGCAAGATCAATCCCATGATCGTCGAGGGACAGATGGCCGGCGGCCTTGCCCAGGGCATCGGCGGCGCGCTGCTGGAGGAGTTCGTCTTTGACGGGGACGGACAGCCCCAGGCCACGAGCTTCATGGACTATCTCATGCCCACCGCCATGGACGTGCCTCGGGGACAGTTCATCTCCACCGAGGAATACCCGTCCCCCCACAACCCCCTGGGGGTCAAGGGAGCAGGGGAGGGCGGCATCACAGCCGCCGGCGCGGCCCTGGCCAACGCGGTCTCCAATGCCTTGGGGGTGGAAGTAACGCGCCTGCCGCTCAAGCCCGGCTACCTGCTGGAGCTGATGGACGCGGCGGAAAAGGGTTAAGCAGAGGGACTCAGCCATGAGCGAGCAGCGGATCGCACCGGACGCCATCGTGGACATGCACGCGCACCTCTACCCCGAGGGGTGCTTCGACGAGATGGTCAAGGCGCGGCCCGAGTTCGCCCTCACCCGCTCGGAACGGGGGCTTGCGCTGACCTGCCGCGGCAGTCATACCATGTCCGCGCCTCTGGAGGAGGCCCTCGCCGACCGCCTGCTGATTATGGACGAGGCCGGCGTCGGCGTCGAGGTGCTGTCCGTCGGCGCCCTCAACATCGGCCTGGCGGGCGACCGGGACGTGGCGTTGGCGCGGCGGGTCAACGACGGTTTGGCCGAGGCCTGCCGTGAGCATCCGGACCGCTTCCGCTTCGTGGCGGCGCTGCCGTGGAGCGGCACCGCCGCCCTGGTGGACGAGTTGGACCGGGCCATGGGGCTCGGGGCGGTGGGCGCCGGCATCACCACCACCGTGGGCGAGCACACCTTCGACGCGCCCGAGTTGCGCGAGTTCTGGCGCGAGGCCCACCGCCGCAAGCTGCTGGTGCTGGTGCATCCCACGTTCCCGCTCGACGGCCCCGCCAACGACCGTGGCGAGTACCTTGCCGTGGGCTATCTGGGCGAGACCGCCATGGCCGCCACCAAGCTCACCCTGGGCGGCGTGCTCGAAGAGTACCCCGATGTCCGTATCGTCTGGTCCCACTGCGGCGGCAGCCTGTGCATGGTGCTGGACCGGGTCGACCGCGGCTACCGCCGCTACGAGAAGTGCCTGCGCCCGCCCGGCGAATACCTCCGCGAATGCTGCTACTTCGACACCGTCTGCCTTTCCGGCCCCGCGCTGGACTGTGCCCGTGACACCTTCGGCGCCGACCGCCTCGTCTACGGCACCGACGAGCCCCACGTGCGCGACGCCAGCCGCGCCGTGCTCGCCGCGCTGCGCGCGCGCCCCTGGCCCGCGGCCGAGCTGGAAGCCATCCTCGGCGGCACCGCGCGGGCGCTGCTGGGGGAGCACTGAGGATCGGCACCAGGCCGCCCGGACCGTCTTGGCACGCGTGTCCAACAGCATTGCCATGCCCTCTGTATTGTCGTAAACAGAAATCAGACGGTGGTTGGTGCCACGCACATGGAAACGCTAGAGCTACGGCAGCGTTTGGCGGTTGCGGCGAGTTCGCTGCGGAGTTGCCTGGAGCAGCAACAGGCGGCGGGGATCGCTTTCTTGCCCGTGGGGACAGGCGCCGAAGCGGACCATGCCGGCGGCCCGGCGACCGCGGCCCAAGGCGACGAGGTTGCGACGGCGGCGGATCTCCAGGAGCTTCGCGCTGTCCTGGGCGACTGCCGGCGCTGCAAGCTGTCGCAGGGGCGCGGCCGCATCGTCTATGGAGTCGGCCGGGCGGACGCGGACATCATGTTCATCGGCGAGGGGCCGGGCGAGGACGAAGACCGCGAGGGCGAGCCTTTCGTTGGGCGCGCGGGGCAGTTGCTGACCGACATCATCACCAAGGGCATGAAGCTCCGGCGCGAGGACGTGTACATCGCCAACGTGGTCAAGTGCCGCCCGCCGCGCAATCGCGACCCCGAGCCGGACGAGGTCGCGGCGTGCGAGCCGTTCCTGATCCGGCAGATCGAGCTGGTGCGGCCGCGGGTGATCATCGCCTTGGGGAGGGCCGCGGCGCAGACGCTGCTGCGCTCCAACGAGGCCATCTCGCGCCTGCGCGGGCGCTGGCACGACTACCACGGCATCCGGCTGATGCCGACATTTCATCCGGCGTACCTGTTGCGCAATCCGGGGGACAAGAGGCTTGTCTGGGAAGACATCAAGAGCGTCCTGCGGGAGCTCGGGACGGCGGCGGTCTGACATGGCGAGCTTTCGTCCGATACCGGGGATCCGGTTCTGGTGCGCGCTGCTGCTGGTGGCGCTTGGCCTGGGCGCCCTGAGCGCCGGGGGAGCCGCGCGCGAGGCGGCGGGCCAAGGCGCCACGGGCTCCCACGTGAACCTCATCGTCATCAACGGCGGCATCAACCCGGCCGTCAACGACTACATCCGCGACAGCATCCAGCGGGCGCACGCGGGCAACGCCCGCGCCCTGATCATCCAGCTCGACACCCCCGGCGGACTGCTGTCCTCGACCCGCTCCATCGTGAAGGAAATGCTCAGCGCGC
The sequence above is a segment of the Deltaproteobacteria bacterium genome. Coding sequences within it:
- a CDS encoding amidohydrolase family protein is translated as MSEQRIAPDAIVDMHAHLYPEGCFDEMVKARPEFALTRSERGLALTCRGSHTMSAPLEEALADRLLIMDEAGVGVEVLSVGALNIGLAGDRDVALARRVNDGLAEACREHPDRFRFVAALPWSGTAALVDELDRAMGLGAVGAGITTTVGEHTFDAPELREFWREAHRRKLLVLVHPTFPLDGPANDRGEYLAVGYLGETAMAATKLTLGGVLEEYPDVRIVWSHCGGSLCMVLDRVDRGYRRYEKCLRPPGEYLRECCYFDTVCLSGPALDCARDTFGADRLVYGTDEPHVRDASRAVLAALRARPWPAAELEAILGGTARALLGEH
- a CDS encoding uracil-DNA glycosylase yields the protein METLELRQRLAVAASSLRSCLEQQQAAGIAFLPVGTGAEADHAGGPATAAQGDEVATAADLQELRAVLGDCRRCKLSQGRGRIVYGVGRADADIMFIGEGPGEDEDREGEPFVGRAGQLLTDIITKGMKLRREDVYIANVVKCRPPRNRDPEPDEVAACEPFLIRQIELVRPRVIIALGRAAAQTLLRSNEAISRLRGRWHDYHGIRLMPTFHPAYLLRNPGDKRLVWEDIKSVLRELGTAAV
- a CDS encoding (2Fe-2S)-binding protein; this translates as MGKRKIAIRINGTERGGEAEPRRLLSDFIRDDLGLTGTHVGCEHGVCGACTVLLNGDPVRSCLMFAVQADGAEIDTVEGLAPDADTLHPLQEKFQERHGLQCGFCTPGILLTARALLRENADPGETEIREWISGNLCRCTGYRNVVTAIREAAELMSEGGAATPVPRKD
- a CDS encoding xanthine dehydrogenase family protein molybdopterin-binding subunit is translated as MAYIGSNVKRREDVPLLRGIGKYVGDIRRPGMVHAAVLRSTRAHARLVAIDTAAALELPGVVGVLTVADMPGLKTIPMRTGQLPGLERSQQTPIATDRVRYVGEPVAVVVARDRYVAEDALELVEVVYEDLPAVIDARTSMGPEAPRLHDAVPGNEPAGFQVETGDVKRALSECDLIIEQTFETNRHAAVPLETRGLVAEYDESRAMLTVWGPTKMTHTNWRILSELSGLPQSAIHFIEPAVGGGFGARGEFYPEDFLIPFAAMHFRVPVCWIEDRSEHLKSTNHSRQQSYRVRLGLRNDGTIVAMDAEILFDMGGYTRTHGGVPIVSSSAMLQGPLRIPNYRCRIHCVLTNKTPVGTYRSPGRYEANFVRERLVDMAAHRLGLDPAELRRRNMIRPEEMPYDLGRNPYHYNVYDSGDLPGQLEAALSHMGYEELRRRCEEARAEGRAMGVGLGCFVETSGIGPWEYARVEVGNNGGVVLYSGINSVGQGIATALSQIVADEMCISIDDVRVVHGDTAKVPYGNGSNASRSTVMAGSAAVGACGKVKEKLLRLAAAELEIDAGDLVLADGRISVRGAPERSLDFAALARLALPGPALARGFTPGISEEDFFATDQRPFPYGVHVAVVEVDRETGMIEILDYLVMEDVGRKINPMIVEGQMAGGLAQGIGGALLEEFVFDGDGQPQATSFMDYLMPTAMDVPRGQFISTEEYPSPHNPLGVKGAGEGGITAAGAALANAVSNALGVEVTRLPLKPGYLLELMDAAEKG